One genomic segment of Vulcanisaeta thermophila includes these proteins:
- a CDS encoding CPBP family glutamic-type intramembrane protease, whose protein sequence is MSGGKAVTTLYVALPTVLWPVSFIVLANYFVYAMSLSTLVLGIFTILRFRDKIIPFRLGKPLVVTVGIITAFILYGVFVGGDHLLMYMGLSKYVGLTYEIVYSMISKPALAMALVIIGIMEELYWRGGLQELMRGAGGVFRREPWILSMTYYTLVHISTLNLALIAGAFAVGLIDGLLADKVGLASSIITHVLWLELIMVVLPLK, encoded by the coding sequence ATGAGTGGGGGTAAGGCCGTGACCACGCTCTACGTGGCGCTGCCCACGGTACTATGGCCAGTCTCATTCATAGTGCTTGCTAATTACTTCGTATACGCCATGTCCCTATCAACCCTAGTACTTGGCATATTCACGATACTACGCTTTAGGGATAAGATAATCCCATTTAGGCTTGGTAAGCCGTTAGTCGTTACCGTGGGCATAATCACCGCATTCATACTATACGGCGTATTCGTGGGCGGTGACCACTTACTAATGTACATGGGGCTCTCAAAGTACGTGGGGTTAACGTACGAGATTGTGTACTCAATGATTTCCAAACCAGCCCTGGCGATGGCTCTCGTAATCATAGGGATTATGGAGGAGCTTTACTGGAGGGGTGGGCTTCAGGAGCTCATGAGGGGTGCTGGTGGTGTGTTTAGACGGGAACCATGGATCCTATCAATGACCTACTACACCCTGGTCCACATATCCACATTAAACCTAGCATTGATTGCCGGCGCCTTCGCCGTGGGCCTCATCGACGGTTTACTAGCGGATAAGGTTGGGTTGGCCTCATCAATAATAACCCACGTATTATGGCTCGAATTAATAATGGTGGTGTTACCATTAAAGTAA
- a CDS encoding F420H(2):quinone oxidoreductase: protein MEVISASVLYGLASIILMIGYFVSLRANDLIRMLIALELMFNAIFLSAIPLFMINATVALGVLVVSILSSSTEFMTLIIAIMSLDRVRKSVRVEEIRAGGEVQAGG, encoded by the coding sequence ATGGAGGTAATAAGCGCATCCGTACTGTACGGACTAGCATCGATAATACTCATGATAGGTTATTTCGTGAGCCTCAGGGCCAATGACCTGATTAGGATGCTCATAGCCCTGGAACTCATGTTCAACGCAATATTCCTATCAGCAATCCCACTATTCATGATCAATGCCACGGTGGCTTTGGGCGTACTGGTGGTATCGATATTGTCCTCTTCAACGGAGTTCATGACGTTGATAATAGCCATAATGTCCCTGGACAGGGTTAGGAAATCCGTGAGGGTTGAGGAGATAAGGGCTGGGGGTGAGGTTCAGGCTGGGGGGTGA
- a CDS encoding alcohol dehydrogenase catalytic domain-containing protein, with the protein MRAIAFERHGGPEVLKPMVLRDPTPSNDEALIRVLATSLNRIDAIIRRGYPGIPIKLPHVPGADIVGIIERFGDGSSSHGEFRVGDMVLVNNVWGCGHCDYCRAGAEDHCIEWRMPGFHEWGGYGELVRVPIRALVKPPGNFSVNELAALPLAYGVSWKALRMAQVSENQWVVVIGGSGSIGTALVILAKALGARVIAVSKRGGDVLKSLGADYVVGYEVNEIMGIINERTCCGADVVIDALGYTLPMATQLIKPGGVVVTFGILGDQPNVQLNVRGFYLRHTRMLGMHNSAIKWLRELLDFMSSRGLRPYISKVVSITEVPEMHRLMEGRGIIGKVVMVHEWG; encoded by the coding sequence ATGAGGGCCATAGCCTTCGAAAGGCACGGCGGCCCAGAGGTACTCAAGCCCATGGTGCTCAGGGACCCAACACCCAGCAATGATGAGGCGTTGATAAGGGTTTTGGCCACGTCGTTAAATAGGATTGACGCCATAATTAGGCGTGGGTACCCAGGAATACCCATTAAACTACCACATGTGCCTGGTGCTGATATTGTCGGTATTATTGAGAGGTTTGGTGATGGGTCGAGCAGCCACGGTGAGTTTAGGGTTGGTGATATGGTCCTTGTAAATAACGTGTGGGGCTGTGGGCATTGTGACTACTGCAGGGCAGGTGCGGAGGACCACTGCATTGAGTGGAGGATGCCGGGTTTTCATGAGTGGGGAGGTTATGGGGAGTTAGTTAGGGTGCCAATAAGGGCGCTTGTTAAGCCCCCAGGGAATTTCAGCGTCAATGAATTGGCAGCATTACCATTAGCCTACGGTGTCTCCTGGAAAGCCCTGAGGATGGCCCAGGTAAGTGAGAACCAGTGGGTCGTGGTGATCGGCGGCTCGGGTAGTATTGGCACGGCGCTCGTGATCCTCGCCAAGGCCCTAGGGGCCAGGGTTATAGCCGTGAGTAAGAGGGGCGGTGACGTGCTTAAGTCGTTGGGTGCCGATTACGTGGTTGGTTACGAGGTCAATGAGATAATGGGTATAATTAATGAGAGAACATGCTGTGGTGCTGACGTGGTCATAGATGCGCTTGGCTATACGCTACCAATGGCCACGCAGTTGATTAAGCCAGGGGGTGTGGTGGTGACCTTTGGGATTCTTGGTGATCAACCCAATGTGCAGTTGAATGTGAGGGGGTTCTACCTTAGGCACACCAGGATGCTGGGCATGCACAACTCAGCCATTAAGTGGCTTAGGGAGTTATTGGATTTCATGTCCTCCAGGGGATTGAGGCCCTACATATCGAAGGTTGTGAGTATAACCGAGGTCCCTGAAATGCACAGGTTGATGGAGGGTAGGGGGATCATTGGTAAGGTGGTGATGGTTCATGAGTGGGGGTAA
- a CDS encoding 4Fe-4S dicluster domain-containing protein, with protein sequence MVQLAILTDLSKCFGCAACMHACKAWHASGCYGPMTDLNPWGPEPGKGPWSVFFMRVLQVEVGEFPNTKTYSIPISCFHCRNPACTTVCPTGAIYKRKEDGVVVINYEVCIGCRYCENACPYGNIIFDPVEGVSKKCVLAIDRVYNEDLPVYERVPPCVRNCPAGARIFGDMDDPNSIIYRTAMRKGAVPMGPEFGTDPPSLYIMPGVQTNESTRAPSTMGEPEEFARRTGAADLPTLLQKLKGAKPTGGHCGGGVGNAQGMGT encoded by the coding sequence ATGGTCCAGCTAGCCATACTCACAGACCTAAGCAAGTGCTTCGGATGTGCCGCCTGCATGCACGCGTGCAAGGCTTGGCACGCCAGTGGGTGCTATGGACCAATGACTGACCTGAACCCATGGGGTCCAGAGCCTGGTAAGGGTCCATGGTCCGTATTCTTCATGAGGGTGCTGCAGGTGGAGGTTGGTGAGTTCCCCAACACCAAGACCTACAGCATACCAATTAGCTGCTTCCACTGCAGGAACCCAGCATGCACCACCGTGTGCCCCACTGGCGCCATTTACAAGAGGAAGGAGGATGGCGTCGTGGTCATAAACTACGAGGTTTGTATTGGGTGTAGGTACTGCGAGAACGCATGCCCATACGGCAACATAATATTCGACCCAGTGGAGGGTGTGAGTAAGAAGTGCGTGCTGGCCATTGATAGGGTATACAACGAGGACCTACCAGTGTATGAGAGGGTACCACCATGCGTTAGGAACTGCCCCGCGGGTGCCAGGATATTCGGCGATATGGATGACCCCAACAGCATCATTTACAGGACTGCCATGAGGAAGGGCGCGGTGCCCATGGGACCTGAGTTCGGCACCGACCCACCGAGCCTGTACATAATGCCTGGCGTGCAGACCAACGAGTCCACGCGCGCCCCGTCAACCATGGGGGAGCCTGAGGAGTTTGCCCGGAGGACTGGTGCTGCTGACCTACCCACACTGCTTCAGAAGCTTAAGGGTGCCAAGCCCACTGGGGGTCACTGTGGTGGTGGCGTGGGTAATGCCCAGGGAATGGGCACGTGA
- a CDS encoding BtpA/SgcQ family protein, whose translation MPTLKFRDDRPTLIGVVHLPPLPGSPRYSGVDINTLVDFAVRNARALEEAGFDAVILENFNDYPFRPRVREVETIAAMSIITREVVRDVTIPVGINLLRNSGPEAAAIAIVTGASFIRSNAFCETIVSPEGIIEPVAREVIEVMNRLSAKVMVLADVFVKHASPLHRMTLEDVARDCVERALADAIVVTGPRTGEAPDPLLVRRAVKAVNAKVLVGSGVNPSNVNDYKDAHGFIVGTYIKDEEGQVDIAKARNMVSAVRAIKYP comes from the coding sequence ATGCCAACACTCAAGTTTAGGGATGATAGGCCCACCTTAATAGGCGTAGTTCACCTACCACCGCTCCCCGGTTCCCCTAGGTACTCAGGGGTTGATATAAACACCCTGGTGGACTTCGCTGTGAGGAACGCCAGGGCCCTTGAGGAGGCGGGCTTTGATGCCGTGATTCTGGAGAATTTCAATGACTACCCGTTCAGGCCTAGGGTTAGGGAGGTTGAGACCATAGCCGCAATGTCAATAATAACCAGGGAGGTGGTTAGGGACGTCACGATACCAGTGGGTATAAACTTGCTAAGGAACTCAGGGCCTGAAGCTGCGGCAATAGCCATAGTGACTGGGGCATCGTTCATAAGGTCCAACGCCTTTTGCGAGACCATTGTAAGCCCCGAGGGTATTATCGAGCCCGTGGCCAGGGAGGTCATTGAGGTAATGAATAGGTTGAGCGCCAAGGTAATGGTGCTGGCTGATGTATTCGTAAAGCACGCGAGCCCACTGCACAGGATGACCCTGGAGGATGTGGCCAGGGATTGTGTGGAGAGAGCCCTGGCGGATGCCATTGTGGTGACTGGGCCCAGGACTGGCGAGGCGCCCGACCCTCTCCTGGTTAGGCGTGCCGTTAAGGCTGTTAATGCCAAGGTGCTGGTTGGTAGTGGTGTGAATCCTAGTAATGTGAATGATTATAAGGATGCCCATGGATTCATAGTGGGCACCTACATTAAGGATGAGGAGGGCCAGGTGGACATAGCCAAGGCTAGGAACATGGTTAGTGCCGTAAGGGCCATTAAGTATCCTTGA
- a CDS encoding 4Fe-4S binding protein: MVVHEEDRLLILEDPTNEELTVVREHEGPVLIILRKVQSIDVQPNHLMQVLILRNPSDEQVELAKAQLRARRAEFARIPRESVSRRDIVMGRLVKYILKNVPTYFENACRVRYGCSMCVSACPVGAISIVGGKVVINQEACVECGACVAACPTGALAMVGADDNELTSLINKSREFTGVTRITFTCPLNGREPGANEYMYKVPCVLSVGPEWVSMALTRFNEVSLECPSSDCKLNAKPHVESLMESFTKAFRVKVINGDTLVNEELPREPPMFMGIRRSDYAKALKSLRYMATGKGNPVFKIFNVYVDTVKCSFCGVCFAKCPERAIDVGRDGDRTMLRIDPLKCIGCGHCARLCPEKAMEITKADNMPMEDQLDLVYDEVVRCRMCGKPFDTRRHIMTVKVRMGIKGDPEWLYLCPDCRRYYTAKNMLERYLKASK, encoded by the coding sequence ATGGTGGTTCATGAGGAGGACAGGCTATTAATACTTGAGGACCCAACAAACGAGGAGTTAACAGTGGTTAGGGAGCATGAGGGCCCCGTGTTGATAATCCTTAGGAAGGTACAGAGTATTGACGTGCAGCCCAACCACCTAATGCAAGTCCTCATACTTAGGAACCCAAGTGATGAGCAGGTGGAACTGGCCAAGGCCCAGTTGAGGGCGCGCAGGGCTGAGTTTGCCAGGATACCCAGGGAGTCCGTTAGTAGGAGGGATATTGTAATGGGGCGTTTGGTGAAGTACATCCTTAAGAACGTGCCCACGTACTTCGAGAATGCATGTAGGGTTAGGTATGGGTGTAGCATGTGCGTTAGCGCCTGCCCAGTGGGTGCCATATCCATAGTGGGCGGTAAGGTTGTTATTAATCAGGAGGCTTGTGTGGAGTGCGGTGCATGCGTTGCGGCGTGCCCCACGGGTGCCCTGGCGATGGTTGGCGCTGATGATAATGAGTTAACGTCCTTGATAAATAAGTCCAGGGAGTTCACTGGGGTGACTAGGATAACCTTCACATGCCCATTGAATGGGAGGGAGCCCGGTGCTAATGAGTACATGTACAAAGTCCCCTGTGTCCTCTCGGTGGGTCCCGAGTGGGTCTCCATGGCCCTGACCAGGTTTAATGAGGTGTCCCTGGAGTGCCCAAGTAGTGATTGTAAACTGAATGCCAAGCCTCACGTGGAGTCCCTGATGGAGTCCTTCACCAAGGCCTTTAGGGTTAAGGTCATTAATGGAGATACCCTGGTAAACGAGGAGTTGCCCAGGGAGCCCCCCATGTTCATGGGGATTAGGCGCAGTGACTACGCCAAAGCCCTTAAGTCACTGAGGTACATGGCCACGGGCAAGGGCAACCCAGTGTTTAAGATATTCAATGTTTACGTGGACACCGTCAAGTGCTCCTTCTGTGGGGTCTGCTTTGCCAAGTGCCCAGAGAGGGCCATTGATGTGGGTAGGGATGGGGATAGGACCATGCTCAGGATAGACCCATTGAAGTGTATTGGTTGCGGCCACTGCGCCAGGCTATGCCCCGAGAAGGCCATGGAAATCACCAAGGCGGATAACATGCCCATGGAGGACCAGTTGGACTTGGTTTATGATGAGGTGGTTAGGTGTAGGATGTGCGGTAAACCCTTCGACACGAGGAGGCACATAATGACTGTGAAGGTTAGGATGGGCATCAAGGGGGACCCCGAGTGGCTCTACCTATGCCCAGACTGCAGGAGGTACTACACGGCAAAGAACATGCTGGAGAGGTATCTAAAGGCTTCGAAGTAA
- a CDS encoding prenyltransferase: MNVKEFMGLIRAWSLPMTLTALLLGFSYAYYLGYVATYYGVLYWLIASVGALLLHMSVNVLNDYYDTVNGVDRADSPTAKYRVHPILSGVVTPCFARNLGFLLMTLGIAAGLYVAIVEVNPWIVILGSMGVFILYAYTGKPFTIKYRGFGELVVSLVYGPLLVSGGFVAASMRAPGVDVIVVSMPLFLITLAIIYSNYYRDRDYDRSAGIKTLAMLTSGYGYTIYASSLVLAFLAVILMTALKLLPMTTLMVIATAPLLPGLLRDFRIVAADIDARTGRLYILFSILYSVGLILSRLL, translated from the coding sequence ATGAATGTTAAGGAATTCATGGGATTAATAAGGGCCTGGAGCCTACCCATGACCCTGACCGCATTACTACTGGGCTTCTCTTACGCGTATTACCTGGGTTATGTGGCGACTTACTACGGTGTACTATACTGGTTAATCGCCAGTGTTGGGGCCCTTCTCCTCCATATGAGTGTTAACGTGCTCAATGACTACTACGATACAGTAAATGGCGTGGATAGGGCCGACTCACCCACGGCTAAGTATAGGGTTCACCCGATCCTTAGTGGTGTTGTTACGCCCTGCTTCGCTAGGAACCTGGGCTTTCTACTCATGACCCTGGGCATCGCGGCAGGGCTTTACGTAGCCATAGTGGAGGTTAACCCCTGGATTGTAATATTGGGCTCGATGGGCGTGTTCATACTCTACGCATACACGGGTAAGCCCTTCACAATAAAGTATAGGGGGTTTGGCGAATTAGTGGTTTCCCTGGTCTATGGACCGTTACTCGTCAGTGGTGGTTTTGTTGCGGCGTCCATGAGGGCTCCAGGTGTTGATGTCATTGTCGTATCAATGCCCCTATTCCTAATAACGCTAGCCATAATATACTCCAACTACTACAGGGATAGGGATTACGATAGAAGCGCCGGTATTAAAACCCTGGCAATGCTAACCAGTGGGTATGGTTACACCATTTACGCATCATCCCTGGTGTTGGCATTCCTAGCCGTGATACTAATGACTGCCTTGAAATTACTACCCATGACCACGCTTATGGTCATAGCCACCGCACCCCTACTACCTGGCCTGCTCAGGGACTTTAGGATTGTCGCAGCGGATATTGATGCACGTACAGGGAGGCTCTACATATTATTCTCAATACTATACAGCGTGGGCCTAATACTGAGTAGGTTACTTTAA
- a CDS encoding proton-conducting transporter transmembrane domain-containing protein: MVSPYIYIIIASLVINVVGTAPMLLSETSRRYSWIPPLVSILILLAAPNVYLIPFIAFTVTIGLLGIVTLMRVDSSIRGVDYMLIGIMIIAIVLALYTSNLALALLSLVLISAPTYLLIMIGEPRVSLEVGIKYVVNMIIATVLFFVGALIIASTATLPTYILGFSLLILGLSLEVGAAPMHEWVPDVFTAGNPVPVSIIASIAKIAPFIVALKVILTTMGSIPPYYLAYIAGAVATISMFVGNIGALTAKEDARVLAYSSIANMGYVMSALAAAVMGYAMGSSTTLGLALVGLLLQLFMNAVGKIGFFNSVFSRGNNAVSTWLISLAFIGTPPLLGFWSKLYIILALVYGNLTWLAVILVVNSVISVPYYVRLARSLGTGFKGGLAEGMVLAVTLIILATVVPPSWFIDPVMRLIGYLTLYL; this comes from the coding sequence ATGGTATCCCCATATATATACATAATCATTGCATCGCTGGTGATAAATGTCGTGGGCACAGCACCAATGCTGCTTAGCGAGACCTCAAGGAGGTATTCCTGGATCCCGCCATTGGTATCAATACTCATACTGCTTGCGGCTCCCAATGTTTACTTAATACCCTTCATTGCCTTTACCGTCACCATAGGCCTACTGGGCATTGTCACACTCATGAGGGTTGACTCATCAATTAGGGGCGTGGATTACATGCTCATTGGAATAATGATAATAGCGATAGTCCTGGCCCTATACACGAGTAACCTGGCCCTCGCCCTACTATCCCTAGTACTCATTTCCGCACCAACGTACTTATTAATAATGATTGGTGAGCCCAGGGTAAGCCTTGAGGTGGGTATTAAGTACGTGGTTAACATGATCATAGCTACCGTGCTCTTCTTCGTGGGCGCGTTGATAATAGCATCAACAGCCACATTACCCACGTACATACTGGGCTTCTCACTATTAATCCTAGGACTATCACTGGAGGTGGGTGCTGCGCCCATGCATGAGTGGGTCCCGGATGTATTCACCGCAGGGAACCCGGTACCTGTTTCGATAATAGCCTCAATAGCCAAGATAGCGCCATTCATAGTGGCACTGAAGGTAATACTAACAACCATGGGCTCAATACCACCCTACTACCTAGCCTACATAGCGGGTGCCGTTGCCACGATATCCATGTTCGTGGGCAACATAGGCGCGTTAACAGCTAAGGAGGATGCCAGGGTTCTGGCTTACTCATCAATCGCCAACATGGGTTACGTAATGTCAGCATTGGCGGCGGCCGTGATGGGGTACGCCATGGGCTCTAGCACCACGCTGGGCCTGGCCCTGGTGGGTCTATTGCTTCAGTTGTTCATGAATGCCGTTGGTAAGATAGGCTTCTTTAACTCAGTGTTCTCAAGGGGTAACAATGCGGTGAGTACGTGGTTAATATCATTAGCCTTTATAGGGACCCCGCCATTACTGGGATTCTGGTCTAAGCTGTATATAATACTGGCTTTGGTTTATGGAAACCTAACCTGGCTCGCTGTTATTCTCGTTGTGAACTCCGTTATCTCAGTCCCCTACTACGTCAGGTTGGCAAGGAGCCTCGGCACTGGTTTTAAGGGAGGCCTTGCTGAGGGTATGGTACTCGCGGTCACGTTGATCATCTTAGCCACCGTGGTACCCCCGTCCTGGTTTATTGATCCAGTGATGAGGCTCATTGGTTACTTAACCCTATACCTATGA
- a CDS encoding cob(I)yrinic acid a,c-diamide adenosyltransferase, protein MWLLSAAVGLILVFTGDGKGKTTAALGLILRAVGHGYRVVLAHLLKTLIYRGEYVGEYLAIKRFLNDYVEVYSLDPNAHLTPRDVLNKALERARAVKPFLLVLDEVNNAVNDGLLMVDEVISGIKSLPQEVNVVLTGRNAPREFLEIADLITVMEPVRHYFDRGIVGVRGLEW, encoded by the coding sequence GTGTGGCTCCTCAGTGCAGCCGTGGGCTTAATACTGGTTTTTACAGGAGATGGAAAAGGGAAAACCACCGCCGCTCTGGGGCTTATACTGAGGGCTGTGGGCCATGGTTACAGGGTGGTCTTGGCTCATTTATTAAAGACGTTGATATATAGGGGTGAGTACGTGGGTGAGTACTTAGCAATCAAGAGGTTCCTTAACGACTACGTTGAGGTGTACTCACTGGACCCCAATGCGCACTTAACACCGCGCGACGTACTCAATAAGGCCCTGGAGAGGGCTAGGGCTGTAAAGCCCTTCTTATTAGTTCTTGATGAGGTTAATAATGCGGTTAATGATGGGTTGTTAATGGTGGATGAGGTCATTAGTGGTATTAAATCGTTGCCCCAGGAGGTTAATGTGGTCTTAACGGGTAGGAATGCGCCCAGGGAGTTTTTGGAAATAGCCGATCTAATCACGGTCATGGAACCCGTGAGGCATTACTTCGATAGGGGTATTGTTGGGGTTAGGGGTCTTGAGTGGTGA
- a CDS encoding TorD/DmsD family molecular chaperone, with the protein MESLSTSDLKYLALSRSIIYDYLASSYIYPYRLSDFERLIKSRIDRVRGAIKVVGSLYPSTSILSDLLNEASRVNDYDSLTRIETDFTRVDYGAIPYEGYTHTGYLDVRVEYSLRKLYADYNLVVNKDFRDLRGDHIAVELAFMSYLAYKEYEDPANAINYADEEDYFLNNHLITWVPIFVKTALKLVKTDYFKYLLEFTRDFINEDKRVIKLVRDAYGGS; encoded by the coding sequence ATGGAGAGCCTAAGTACATCTGATTTAAAATACCTTGCTCTTTCCAGATCCATTATTTATGATTACCTAGCCTCCTCATACATATACCCATACAGGTTGAGTGATTTTGAGAGGCTCATTAAATCCAGGATTGACAGGGTTAGGGGCGCCATTAAGGTGGTGGGTAGCCTATACCCAAGTACCTCCATACTTAGTGATCTTCTGAATGAGGCCTCCAGGGTTAATGATTATGACTCGCTAACCAGGATAGAGACCGACTTCACGAGGGTCGACTACGGGGCAATACCCTACGAGGGCTACACCCACACTGGCTATCTGGACGTTCGTGTGGAGTATTCCCTGCGTAAGTTGTACGCGGATTACAACCTAGTGGTTAATAAGGACTTTAGGGACTTGAGGGGTGATCACATAGCCGTGGAGCTTGCCTTCATGAGTTACTTGGCTTATAAGGAGTACGAGGACCCAGCAAACGCCATTAATTATGCGGATGAGGAGGATTACTTCCTAAATAATCACCTAATCACCTGGGTACCCATATTCGTAAAGACGGCGCTGAAGCTCGTTAAGACGGACTACTTCAAGTACCTACTGGAGTTCACCAGGGACTTCATAAATGAGGATAAGAGGGTCATTAAGTTGGTACGTGATGCCTATGGTGGTTCATGA